The following are encoded in a window of Lagenorhynchus albirostris chromosome 3, mLagAlb1.1, whole genome shotgun sequence genomic DNA:
- the TJP3 gene encoding tight junction protein ZO-3, protein MAVRFQVLDMEELTIWEQHTVTISKDPRRGFGIAISGGRDRPGGSVVVSDVVPGGPAEGRLQTGDHIVMVNGVSMESVTSTFAIQILKTCTKVANITVKRPRKVQLPATKATSGLGHQDSDEEDGPRRLDEADHGQGYEGDTSSGSGHSWGERSRRPRTARRSQASSHGRRSPSGGSEANGLALVSGFKRLPRQDMRMRPVKSVLVRRRDSDDFGVKLGSQIFIKHITESGLAAQNSRLQEGDLILQINGVSSENLSLSDTRQLIEKSEGKLTLLVLRDRGQFLVNIPPAVSDSDSSLLEDISDLGSELSQAPPSHVPPPPQHGQRSPDASRTSSPVESPQLRQEGSVDSRTPSEPDSPRQRSCDMHSVPSGQSVEDHGYSPASRVVRFLKGANIGLRLAGGNDVGIFVSGVQAGSPADGQGIQEGDEILQVNDTPFRNLTREEAVQFLLELPPGEEVELVTQRKQDIFRKMVQSGVGDSFYIRMHFEMEPSPPSGLGFTRGDVFHVLDTLYPGPGQSHARGGHWLAVRMGRDLREKERGIIPSQSRAEQLASLEAAQRAVGVGPGASAGSSTRAEFWRLRGLRRGAKKTTHRSREDLSALTRQGHYPPYERVVLREASFKRPVVILGPVADIAMQKLTAEMPDEFEIAESMSRTDSPSKIIKLDTVRVIAEKDKHALLDVTPSAIERLNYVQYYPIVVFCVPESRTALKALRQWLAPASRRSSRRLYAQAQKLRKHSDHLFTATIPLQGTSDSWYKELKAVIREQQTRPIWTAEDQLDSSSEDNLDLPYRSLADSSADLSCDSRLNSDYETDGEGGVYTDGEGYTDGEGGPHMDVDEGPPAPALARSSEPVLEDEPRILQDHGRSSGHQGTQVDGHHPQGQRQQDSMRTYERDALRKKFTRARDVESSDEDGYDWGPATDL, encoded by the exons ATGGCGGTGAGATTCCAG GTGCTGGACATGGAGGAGCTGACCATCTGGGAACAGCACACAGTCACGATCAGCAAG GACCCCCGCCGAGGCTTCGGCATTGCAATATCTGGTGGCCGAGACCGGCCCGGTGGATCGGTGGTTGTGTCCGATGTGGTGCCCGGAGGACCAGCTGAGGGCCGGCTACA GACAGGGGACCACATCGTCATGGTGAATGGGGTCTCCATGGAGAGTGTCACCTCCACCTTCGCCATTCAGATACTCAAGACCTGCACAAAAGTGGCCAACATT ACAGTGAAGCGTCCCCGGAAAGTCCAGCTGCCCGCCACCAAGGCCACCTCTGGCCTGGGACACCAGGACTCAGATGAGGAAGATGGGCCGCGGCGCCTGGACGAGGCTGACCACGGCCAGGGCTATGAGGGTGACACGTCCAGCGGCTCTGGCCACTCCTGGGGCGAGCGCTCCCGCCGGCCAAGGACAGCTCGCCGGAGCCAGGCCAGCAGCCATGGGCGCAGGAGCCCGAGCGGCGGCTCCGAGGCCAACGGGCTGGCCCTGGTGTCTGGCTTCAAGCGGCTGCCGCGGCAGGACATGCGCATGCGGCCCGTGAAGTCCGTGCTGGTGCGGAGGAGAGACAGCGACG ATTTCGGGGTCAAACTGGGCAGTCAGATCTTCATCAAGCACATCACAGAATCGGGCCTGGCTGCCCAGAACAGCAGGCTCCAGGAAGGAGACCTCATCCTACAG ATCAACGGGGTGTCCAGTGAGAATCTGTCACTGAGTGACACACGGCAACTGATCGAGAAGTCGGAAGGGAAACTGACTCTGCTGGTGCTCAGGGACCGAGGCCAGTTCCTGGTGAATATCCCTCCGGCCGTCAGCGACAGCGACAGCTCCCTTCTGGAGG ACATCTCAGACCTCGGGTCAGAACTGTCTCAGGCGCCACCATCCCATGTACCACCGCCACCCCAGCATGGGCAGCGGAGTCCGGACGCCAGCCGAACCAGCTCCCCCGT GGAGAGCCCCCAGCTTCGGCAGGAAGGTTCAGTGGATTCTAGGACTCCGTCAGAACCAG ACTCCCCGAGGCAAAGGAGCTGTGACATGCACAGCGTGCCTAGTGGTCAGAGCGTGGAGGACCATGG GTACAGCCCCGCCTCGCGGGTGGTCCGCTTCCTCAAGGGCGCAAACATTGGGCTGCGGCTGGCCGGAGGCAATGACGTGGGCATCTTCGTGTCCGGGGTGCAGGCGGGCAGCCCGGCAGACGGGCAGGGCATCCAGGAGGGAGATGAGATTCTGCAG GTGAATGATACTCCATTCCGGAACCTGACCCGGGAGGAGGCTGTGCAGTTCCTGCTGGAGCTGCCCCCGGGCGAGGAGGTGGAACTGGTGACGCAGAGGAAGCAGGACA TCTTCCGGAAGATGGTGCAGTCCGGCGTGGGCGACTCCTTCTACATCCGCATGCACTTTGAGATGGAGCCCAGCCCGCCGTCTGGCCTGGGCTTCACCCGCGGAGACGTCTTCCACGTGCTGGACACACTGTACCCCGGCCCTGGACAGAGCCACGCCCGCGGAGGCCACTGGCTGGCGGTGCGCATGGGGCGTGACCTCCGGGAAAAAGAGCGGGGCATCATCCCCAGCCAGAGCAG ggCAGAGCAGCTTGCCAGTCTGGAGGCTGCCCAGAGGGCCGTGGGGGTTGGGCCTGGAGCCTCGGCGGGCTCCAGCACACGGGCCGAGTTCTGGCGGCTGAGGGGTCTTCGTCGGGGAGCCAAGAAGACCACCCATCGGAGTCGTGAGGATCTGTCGGCTCTGACCAGACAGGGTCATTACCCGCCATATGAACGCGTGGTGCTGCGAGAAG CCAGTTTCAAGCGCCCGGTGGTGATCCTGGGACCTGTGGCTGACATTGCTATGCAGAAGTTGACTGCTGAGATGCCTGATGAGTTTGAAATTGCAG AGAGCATGTCAAGGACCGACAGCCCCTCCAAGATCATCAAACTGGACACCGTGCGGGTGATTGCAGAGAAA GACAAACACGCACTCCTGGACGTGACACCCTCAGCCATTGAGCGCCTTAACTACGTGCAGTACTACCCAATCGTGGTCTTCTGTGTCCCCGAGAGCCGGACAGCCCTCAAGGCACTGCGCCAGTGGCTGGCCCCCGCCTCCCGCCGCAGCTCCCGCCGCCTCTACGCTCAGGCCCAGAAGCTGAGGAAGCACAGTGACCACCTCTTCACAG CCACCATCCCCCTGCAGGGCACAAGCGACTCCTGGTACAAAGAGCTCAAGGCTGTCATCCGCGAGCAGCAGACGCGGCCCATCTGGACGGCCGAGGACCAG CTGGACAGTTCCTCAGAGGACAACCTGGACCTCCCTTACCGCAGCCTGGCTGACAGCTCCGCGGATCTGAGCTGCGACAGCCGGCTCAACAGCGACTATGAGACAGACGGCGAGGGCGGCGTCTACACGGACGGCGAGGGCTACACGGATGGCGAGGGTGGGCCCCACATGGACGTGGACGAGGGGCCCCCGGCGCCAGCCCTGGCCCGGTCCTCGGAGCCCGTGCTGGAGGATGAGCCTCGGATCCTGCAAGATCACGGGAGATCCTCGGGTCACCAGGGGACCCAG GTGGACGGCCACCACCCACAGGGTCAACGGCAACAGGACAGCATGCG GACATATGAGCGGGATGCTCTGAGGAAAAAGTTTACACGAGCCCGAGATGTGGAGTCCTCTGACGAAGATGGCTACGACTGGGGACCGGCCACTGACCTGTGA